The Meles meles chromosome 12, mMelMel3.1 paternal haplotype, whole genome shotgun sequence genome includes a window with the following:
- the LHX5 gene encoding LIM/homeobox protein Lhx5 yields the protein MMVHCAGCERPILDRFLLNVLDRAWHIKCVQCCECKTNLSEKCFSREGKLYCKNDFFRRFGTKCAGCAQGISPSDLVRKARSKVFHLNCFTCMVCNKQLSTGEELYVIDENKFVCKDDYLSSSSLKEGSLNSVSSCTDRSLSPDLQDPLQDDPKETDNSTSSDKETANNENEEQNSGTKRRGPRTTIKAKQLETLKAAFAATPKPTRHIREQLAQETGLNMRVIQVWFQNRRSKERRMKQLSALGARRHAFFRSPRRMRPLGGRLDESEMLGSTPYTYYGDYQGDYYAPGGNYDFFAHGPPSQAQSPADSSFLAASGPGSTPLGALEPPLAGPHAADNPRFTDMISHPDTPSPEPGLPGALHPLPGEVFSGGPSPPFPMSGASGYSGPLSHPNPELNEAAVW from the exons ATGATGGTGCACTGTGCCGGCTGCGAGCGGCCCATCCTAGACCGCTTCCTGCTGAACGTGCTGGACCGCGCGTGGCACATCAAATGCGTTCAGTGCTGCGAGTGTAAGACCAACCTCTCGGAGAAGTGCTTCTCGCGCGAGGGCAAGCTCTACTGCAAAAATGACTTCTTCAG GCGCTTTGGCACAAAGTGTGCGGGCTGTGCGCAAGGCATCTCGCCCAGCGACCTGGTGCGCAAGGCCCGCAGTAAGGTCTTCCACCTGAACTGCTTCACCTGCATGGTGTGCAACAAGCAGCTGTCCACGGGCGAGGAGCTCTACGTCATCGATGAGAACAAGTTCGTATGCAAGGACGACTACCTGAGCTCCTCCAGCCTCAAGGAGGGCAGCCTCAACTCAG TGTCATCCTGTACGGACCGCAGTTTGTCCCCGGACCTCCAGGACCCACTCCAGGACGACCCCAAGGAGACGGACAACTCAACGTCGTCGGACAAGGAGACAGCCAACAACGAGAACGAGGAGCAGAACTCTGGCACGAAGCGGCGCGGCCCGCGCACCACCATCAAAGCCAAGCAGCTGGAGACGCTCAAGGCAGCCTTCGCCGCCACGCCCAAGCCCACGCGCCACATCCGCGAACAGCTGGCGCAGGAGACCGGCCTCAACATGCGCGTGATCCAG GTGTGGTTCCAGAACCGAAGGTCCAAAGAACGCAGGATGAAACAGCTGAGCGCACTGGGCGCCCGGAGACACGCCTTCTTCCGGAGTCCGCGGCGCATGCGTCCGCTGGGCGGCCGCTTGGACGAGTCTGAGATGTTGGGGTCCACTCCGTACACCTACTACGGAG ACTATCAAGGCGACTACTACGCGCCCGGAGGCAACTACGACTTCTTCGCGCACGGCCCGCCGTCGCAGGCACAGTCCCCGGCCGACTCGAGCTTCCTGGCGGCGTCGGGGCCCGGCTCGACGCCGCTGGGAGCGCTGGAGCCGCCGCTGGCCGGCCCGCACGCCGCCGACAACCCCAGGTTCACCGACATGATCTCGCACCCGGACACGCCGAGCCCCGAGCCGGGCCTGCCCGGCGCGCTGCACCCCCTGCCCGGCGAGGTGTTCAGCGGCGGGCCCAGCCCGCCCTTCCCCATGAGCGGCGCCAGCGGCTACAGCGGACCCCTGTCGCACCCCAACCCCGAGCTCAACGAGGCCGCCGTGTGGTAA